One Ignavibacteriales bacterium genomic window, ATTTGTTTTTATTACTCATATGGGTAAATATACCGAAAATGGGGGATTTGTTAAATGGAGTCTTTTAACCACCAAGACACGGAGACACTAAGAAAAAATTATTCGTCACCAAAATAGTCGCTATCGATTTTCTTTAATTCATATGTTTGTTGAATAGTTACACCCAAATTATAGTCGATCATAAGTTGTGCTAATCTTTCTCCGTCAATTAGAACTATTTTGGTTTCATTCTTAGGGGTATATTCTTTTGCTTCTTTGGTAAAAAATGAAGTTGTAATAAATATTCCCTTTTTAGCTCCTTGACCTGCTAAAGCACCTACGAATTTGTGTAATTCAGGACGTCCGACTACATTTCCTGGCTGCCACCTCTTCGCCTGGATATAGATTATGTCTAAACCTAATTTATCCTCTTTAATCGTTCCATCTATCCCCTCATCACCCGATCTTCCTATAGCTTTTCCAGCATCCTTAATTGAACCTCCGTATCCCATCTTTACTAATAACTCTACAACTAATCTTTCGAAAAAGGCTGGTGGAAGAATAATTACTTTTGCTATCAATTCTTGTGCTAGTTCTTTTCTGATTTCTTGATAAGAACTCTCCAATATTTCTTCGGGTGTTTGTTCTTCTCCACTTGTATTTATTGTCGTATCTTCAGTATCTTTTTTCGGTGTTTTAAATTCGACGAATTCAGGATACTGCATCAAGAATTTATTTGTAATTCGGGAAGGTTTCTCATCTAAGACATTTAAACCTCTTTCTGTGATCTTTATAACAGCTCTTTTAGGGGTATCTAAGAGTCTTGCCTTTTTTAAGTAGGTTTTTGCCCAACCTGCCCTATTGTCAAAAATTGCTTGTCTTCCACTTGGAAGTAATTCCTTACGCTCTTCATCGGATACATTAAATTCATTTGCAAGATGCTCAACTATATCTCTAAATGAATGTTCCTTTTTGTCTGAAATGCTTTTCAGTAAAGGAAGCATTAAGGACTCATAATCTGGAATAGGCATACTTATTCTTTGTTAATAATTTTGGAAATTATCAATAATGAATTTAAAGTTCAAATACTTATAGTGTAAGAAGTGAAATTACATATTTTAATTTGTTATTTCCCTAGGTTTACTAATTTATTCCCTACAAAAACTTCTCTCTCAGCTCCGGGGTGGGCATACGGCATTCGTTGCGCTTGCCGAACCATTTATAGCGGTTATTTGCGATTATGTTGTAGAAAAAGTCTCTTATGAAGGGCGGGACTATTATGAAGGCATAGAGGATCTTCCATAGTCCGGGAAAATCCTTTACCATATGGAGCGCGGCGGACGATCTTTTGTAGTATTTATCCCGATCTACGAGTATGAATGTATCGAAATCTTCGGTAGGGAGATCGAACTTCTTCAGGAGTTCCTGCCCGGCTTCGGATTGCAAAGCGGCGAATTTGAATTTATTGTACTTGTCGTGATCTATGATGAAGTTCACGGATGAGTTGCAGAAGTTACACACACCGTCGAATAGAACTATTTTATGGTTATCCATCTCACTCATTTATATTAAACTAATAAAGATAAGTTCGAGATGAAATTCAAAAGGAAGGACACCGAGATTCTTCGCTTTGCTCAGAATGACAAATGGGGAGGGATTATTGTTTGTTCTCCTTAGGAATCCGATGGAGAGATTCTTCGCTTCGCTCAGAATGACAAATGGGGGAGTCCGATGGACAGAATGACAATATTGCTAGAGATTTCGGTTGCAGATGGTTTTGTAATCGCAGTATTTGCACCGCTCTTCCTCAGTGGTCTGCCTGAATGGCGTGTCCCTGTCGAATATTTCCGCGAATAGCTTTTCGAGACGTTCCTCGAAGCCCTTCATCTGATCCAGTGTCAACTCCTTGCCGTTGTTGAGAAGAGTCACGCCCTCGCTGAGTTTCTTTATAGGGTAAATGCCGACCTGCACCTTTTCCCCGGCGTTCTTTTTGAGATACATGTACGCGTACAGGTATGCCTGGAAGAGACTGCTGTACCTGGGTTCCATGAACATCTCGGTGTAGAACTGGTCGCTCACTTCCTTCTGCGCGTGCCTCCACTCTACACGGCCCGTCTTGTAGTCTATTATTCTCACCTTGCCTCCGCATACATCCACACGGTCGAGCCGTCCCTGTAATTTTACCTGTGTATCGCCATCGGGGAATGTTACTTCGCTGTCGATGCCTTTCTCCAGTTCGCGTATGCTGAATGGCGCTGTCCTTTCGTCGGTCTCGAGTATCATGCCGAGGAGCTTCTTCATAATGTTTCTTGTGAGCCTGTTCTTTCCGCTGAGGTAGTCCTCGCCTTTGAATTCTATCTCGAAAACCTCCTCCAGTTTCTCATCGATTATGCTATGCAGCGAGGGGAAGTCGTCCGGTGTTATGTCGCGTTCGATATAGTCCTCGTATATCCGCTTCAGCGTATTGTGGACGATGTTCCCGAATTGCCGGGGATCGATTATACCGTCCCTGTCCTCCGGCTCGCGCAGTCCGGCAATGCACCGGAAATAGAACTGGAGACTGCAATTTATATATGTGTTCAGACGTGAGGCGGAAAATTCCAGCTCCTTAAGCCGTTCCATTATGTCATCGGATTTCTCGATCGTGATCTTCTCCAGCTTCGGCGCGTCGGCTTTAGCGCTCACGATATAATTATTGAGATCAATCTTTTTATTCTGTCTGCACAGCTCGAATTCTAACTGGGGAATATACCTGCTACGCTCGCCCTGGTTGAGCTCATCAACTTCGGAGTTGTAAAATATAGTGAAGTTCCGCGCCCTCTGCATGAGCCTGTAAAAATTATACGCATACCCGGAGTCATCATCCTCGAACGTCGGCAGTCCGAATGCTTTTCTTATACCTACCGGGATGAACGTCTTGCCGAGATCGGTTCTCGGGTAAGTACCCTCGTTCATCGAGAGCATATACACATTCTCGAAATCGAGCCCGCGCGTTTCGAGGACTCCCATTATCTGCAGTCCCTTCAGCGGAGCGCCTGTGAAAGGTATCTTTATCGAGCGGAGGGTCTTGAGCAGGATGCTCCACGCGGTCTTTGGCTCTATCTCATCTCCGAATCCCGCCATTAGTCCCTTCAGGTCTTTTATATGCTTTTTGAATTGCTCTATCTGGTATATCTCGAAGCCTTTCGCCCTGCCTTTTCTTCCGCGCACGTTCTTTTCGATCACTTCGATTATTTCTTCAATGTAGTCAAACAGGTCCTTAGTTCTTTCAATTAATTTGAATATTCTATCGACGGCTTCGAGTTCGCCCTCAACCTGTTCCATTATGAGTTCACGGTTGAAATAGACGCGCTTAGTATCGTCGAGCTTCTTCGTCAGCTCGATCGTTTCATCGAAATCGATGGACTTTATATACGGATGCTCCAGTATGTCCTTTACGTAGCGGTAACCGAACAGCGTATCCTTTCCCGTCGAGGCGGTTATCGTGTGCATGTCCTTCAAAAGCTCCATCAAAGTATAAAGTGACGTATTACGGAGAGAGTAACCCATCGTGATATTTATCTCGGTGAACATATCCGGGAGAGCGCTCAGGAGGGGGAGAAGCAACGATTCGTCCGGCAGTACGATAGCAGTCTGCTCCGGGTCTACACTCTGGAAAGATTCGTTTAACAGCTTGCCTAATGCCTTTGCCTGCCCGGCGCGAAGAGGTACGGCATATATGTCTATCTTCTTTTCATCCGTTAGAAGCAGGTCCTCCTTGATTTCCGGCTTCTTTATTTCAAGGTCGGTGAAATTCTTTCGGATAAATCTGCCTGCTTCCTGTTTTTTATCGTCCGCGTAATATTTATCCGTGTCCCAGTATATCTCTGCCTTTCCTTTTTTGAGGAGCGTCTTCATGATAAGCATTTCCGCTTTAGAAAGGATGTTGAACCCGGCAAAGATTATCTTTACGTCTATAGAATCGGAGATCTCCTCTATGTTCTCGGCTGTGTTCCGGTATATCAAGCCCTCGTACGCGACCTTGCCTTCCCTCAGCGACTCTGTGAAATTATCATAGGTCTTTCCCAGTAACTCCCATATGCGTGTGAACTTTTTCTTGGTTTCTGATATATCCTCATCCGAAAAACTTTCCCAGAACTTCTTGAAAGATTCAATTTCGGTAAGATGTAAGGTAAACTCCTGCTCAAGCTCTTTAATATTTTTTATACCGGTATATAATGCTCGCGCATTAACGAGGTTTTTATCTATGAGATCGTAATCCGATAATATTATTTCACCCCACGGGTAGAATTGGTCGAATGTTTCGTCCGGCTGGAAGTGCTTGTAAGTCTCGTAAAGCTCAAATACAAGCGTCAGAGGCTCGGCAACTTCATAGCCCGATAATTCCGTGATGAAATCGTTAATGGGAATAAGCTTGGGGAAGGTCTCCGTCTTGATGTCGTTTGCCGTGAGGTACTTTTCGAGAAATAGTATCATCCTCCGGTTAGGCACAACGATGCACACATCCTTGAGGCTGTCGGGATATTTTGTGATAACTTCCTTTACCAGTTTATTTAAAAACGCGTCCTTCACTTCTTCTCTTTTTTACTTTTCGCGGAGCTGAGGATCAGCCTGTCGTGCCAGTCTGTTGCCGGGAATGTGTCTATTGGATAGAATTTTTTTCCTTCATCCTTTCTCTTAACCGGATTTTTCATTTCACCGTATTCGAACATCTCTTTCTCAGCGTCATAATATTTTTCGAGATCTGGAGACGCTGTTATCGTTTGTGAAATTAAATTCTTTGCCGAAAATCCCTTTTGAGGGTTGTCCGGCGCTATAATGAACAGCCTCTCAGCCGCTCTTGTGAATGCCACATAAACGAGATTCAGATTATCAATGTATGACTGCGCTTTTTCCAACTGCATGTCATCGTTGAGGAATGTATTCTCCAGCGAGTTTGTGGCTCTGACCAGGTACGGCGCGGCTTCGTTAAAGGGTTCTCTCTCCGGTGACACCCAGATGGTGTTTTTGAATCCTTCGTAAAAGATCCAGTTAGCGAACGGAATTATCACAACAGGTTTCTCGAGACCTTTTGCCTTATG contains:
- a CDS encoding PD-(D/E)XK nuclease family protein; its protein translation is MKDAFLNKLVKEVITKYPDSLKDVCIVVPNRRMILFLEKYLTANDIKTETFPKLIPINDFITELSGYEVAEPLTLVFELYETYKHFQPDETFDQFYPWGEIILSDYDLIDKNLVNARALYTGIKNIKELEQEFTLHLTEIESFKKFWESFSDEDISETKKKFTRIWELLGKTYDNFTESLREGKVAYEGLIYRNTAENIEEISDSIDVKIIFAGFNILSKAEMLIMKTLLKKGKAEIYWDTDKYYADDKKQEAGRFIRKNFTDLEIKKPEIKEDLLLTDEKKIDIYAVPLRAGQAKALGKLLNESFQSVDPEQTAIVLPDESLLLPLLSALPDMFTEINITMGYSLRNTSLYTLMELLKDMHTITASTGKDTLFGYRYVKDILEHPYIKSIDFDETIELTKKLDDTKRVYFNRELIMEQVEGELEAVDRIFKLIERTKDLFDYIEEIIEVIEKNVRGRKGRAKGFEIYQIEQFKKHIKDLKGLMAGFGDEIEPKTAWSILLKTLRSIKIPFTGAPLKGLQIMGVLETRGLDFENVYMLSMNEGTYPRTDLGKTFIPVGIRKAFGLPTFEDDDSGYAYNFYRLMQRARNFTIFYNSEVDELNQGERSRYIPQLEFELCRQNKKIDLNNYIVSAKADAPKLEKITIEKSDDIMERLKELEFSASRLNTYINCSLQFYFRCIAGLREPEDRDGIIDPRQFGNIVHNTLKRIYEDYIERDITPDDFPSLHSIIDEKLEEVFEIEFKGEDYLSGKNRLTRNIMKKLLGMILETDERTAPFSIRELEKGIDSEVTFPDGDTQVKLQGRLDRVDVCGGKVRIIDYKTGRVEWRHAQKEVSDQFYTEMFMEPRYSSLFQAYLYAYMYLKKNAGEKVQVGIYPIKKLSEGVTLLNNGKELTLDQMKGFEERLEKLFAEIFDRDTPFRQTTEEERCKYCDYKTICNRNL
- a CDS encoding restriction endonuclease, giving the protein MPIPDYESLMLPLLKSISDKKEHSFRDIVEHLANEFNVSDEERKELLPSGRQAIFDNRAGWAKTYLKKARLLDTPKRAVIKITERGLNVLDEKPSRITNKFLMQYPEFVEFKTPKKDTEDTTINTSGEEQTPEEILESSYQEIRKELAQELIAKVIILPPAFFERLVVELLVKMGYGGSIKDAGKAIGRSGDEGIDGTIKEDKLGLDIIYIQAKRWQPGNVVGRPELHKFVGALAGQGAKKGIFITTSFFTKEAKEYTPKNETKIVLIDGERLAQLMIDYNLGVTIQQTYELKKIDSDYFGDE
- a CDS encoding thiol-disulfide oxidoreductase DCC family protein — encoded protein: MSEMDNHKIVLFDGVCNFCNSSVNFIIDHDKYNKFKFAALQSEAGQELLKKFDLPTEDFDTFILVDRDKYYKRSSAALHMVKDFPGLWKILYAFIIVPPFIRDFFYNIIANNRYKWFGKRNECRMPTPELREKFL